The Salegentibacter sp. Hel_I_6 region ATAATTTATATACTATCCTGGAGTCTCCTTATTTGGATATATAAAAACAAGAAAATTTCAAAAAAATGAAAATCTTAGTTTTAACTCCTTTATATCCAGATGAAATAATAAAAACATACGGTAAACAAACACCGGCTATTCACGATTTTCTTAAATTTTGGGATAGAAAGAAGGATGTGGATGTCTTGGCTGTTAAGCTAAGGTATTTCCCGATTGATGAGAAAGATTATAAACCTCGAAAAGCATACGTTCGGGATGGAGTTACCGTAGAAAACCTTTATATTTTTGATAGAGGAATAGTCGGCAAGAGAACTGAATCTACTTTATTTTTTTTCTTATGGATATTGAATAGAATTTCACATTTAGGTATTGAGAAATTTAATTTATATAGGTTGAAGAAGATTCTAGCTAATAATGGTTTTAAACCTGATATAATTTTAGCTCATAGTATGCTAAGCTTTAAGGAGGCTAATTTAACCGCGAAATACTTTAATGTTCCCTATATTTTGGCCTTTCACGGTGCAGATGTTAAAAATTTCAATGAAAATAAACGTTGGGCCGATTATATTTCAATCAATTTAAATAAAGCTTCTGCTTGGGTAGCAAGATCTCCGTCTATATATTCAAATTTAAAAAATCATTCACAGTTTCAAAAACAACCTTCGTACATTGCTTTATCTGGAATCGAAGAAAATGAAATATTACCTTTCCAGTTTAAAGAAAAGAAGCTTGTAAATTGGAAAATAGAAGGGAAGTTAATAAAACTCATAAGTGTTTGTGCTCTTATTAAATTAAAGAATATTGATACTAATCTTCGTGCTCTTGCAAAGCTACCTTCTAAATTAAATTTCATTTATCACATAATTGGTGAGGGAGAAGAGATGCAAAATTTGAAAAATCTTTGTGTTAAGTTAAACCTTTCCGAAAAAGTTATATTTCACGGAAATTTGAATAGGACAAAAGTTCTGAAGAAACTGGAGAAATCACATATTTTTTTAATGGTTAGTGCTCCTGAAACATTTGGGATGGCTTTTTTAGAAGCCTTTGCAAAGGGGAATTTAGTGATTGGCGCCAAAGAAAATGGTATTGATGGTGTTGCCAAAGATGGAGTAGAAGCGATTTTTGTTTATCCGGAAAATATAGATGAACTTGCTACTAAATTATCGTCAATAATTTACGAGAGCACATATATTGAATTAAAGGATATGCTGTTTAACGCAAATAAATTAATCTCAAATATGAGTAAAGAAAAAATGGCAAAAGATTATCTTGAGTATGTTAGAGAAATAGGACAGACAGGAAAAGAACAAAAGCTTTAAAAGGGATGATAGAAAAATTAAAATTTGCTGTAGTGGGCTGCGGACATATTGGGAAACGCCATATTAAAGTTATTACCAACAATGAAAATGCAGAATTAATAGCTGTGTGTGATATTGAGAGAAATCAGCTTTCCGGTATTGAAGAATTTTTAAAGGATATTGATTATTTCCAGGATTATGAAGAAATGCTGAAGAATTCCGAAGCAGATATTATTTGCATCTGTACCCCTCACGGTCTACATGCTGAGATGAGTATTCTCGCTGCAGATTATAAAAAGCACGTTTTGGTAGAGAAGCCTATGTCTTTAGATAGCAAAAAAGGCGCATTAATGATTGAAGCTGCTAAAAAGAATGAGGTAAAGCTTTATGTCGTAAAACAGAATAGATATAACACACCTATATTTTTAACTAATAAAGCACTAAATGAAGGTAAGCTTGGGAAAGTTTTTATGGTACAATGCAATGTGATGTGGAATAGAAATGATGCTTATTATGAGCAATCTTCCTGGAGAGGAAGTTTAAAGACCGAAGGAGGAGCATTATATACTCAGGTAAGTCACTTTTTAGATCTATTAATTTGGTGGTTCGGTGATATCGAAGAAGCAAAAACTATTTTAGATACCCTAAATCATCAAATCGAAATTGAAGATTGTGGAGTTTCAGCTTTAAAATTTAATTCAGGAGTTATAGGCTCACTTAATTGGACGAATTGCGTTTATAATTCGAATTACGAAGGTAGTATTACCATAATTGCAGAAAAAGGCACTATAAAAATCGGAGGAAGATATCTAAATGAGATTGAACATTGGGATGTAAATTCCTATCCATTACCCCTGGACGTTGAATTTGAAGATAAACCTAATTCCTATGGTAGTTATCAGGGATCAAGTTCTAACCATGATGTGCTTATGAATGATTTGGTGCTGCAAATTATAAATGATCGAAAAGGAGTGGTAGAAGGGGAAGAAGGTTTAAAGAGTATTGAAGCGATTGAAAAGATTTATAAAGAAACCAAGATGAAATGAGAACTTCTTCAACGCTTATAATATCAGAAATCAAAGATGATTTTTCCAATTCTGATTCTTCATTGCTCTTTAGTTCGGCTGAATGGCTTAAAGTTCTAAAACTAAGCTATAACTTCAAGTTTCTTCAGGTAAAAAACCAGGAAACCGGTCATTTTTTGGTTTTCGCTTTAATAGAAAATGCTTTCGAAACTAAATTATTAAGTATTCCTTTTTCCGACTATTCTGGAGAGAAAGACCTAAGGGAAAATGAAGCTTTAGAACTTATTGAACAATTAAGAAAAAAGTATCCGGGATATCCTGTTTATTTTAAAAGTAGGTTGAAGGATAAAGAAGCCCTAAGTCAGTCGACCGAATTATTGAAAAGTGGAGTATACCACAGAGTAGAAATTATGGGAAGGTCTTATAGCGAATTGAAAAATTTACAATCTTCTTCCTTTAAAAGAGGAGTGAAAAAAGCTAAAAAAGAAGATATTGAAGTAGGTGTAAGTCACAAAAAACAAGATTTAGAAATCTTTTATGAATTATATTTCAAATTAAGAACAGATAAATTTAATATCATTCCGCAACCTTTTAGTTTCTTTCATAATATTTTTGATCAGTTTATAGCTAAAGATAAAGGTTTTATGCTTACAGCTTCTTATTTTAAGGAAACAGTAGCGGTTATCCTTATTTTGGAATATAAAAATTGTTGGTATTACAAATTTGGAGCTTCTTCTAAAGATTATCTAAACCATAGACCTAACAATTTAATATTTAGTAAGCTAATTGAGATGGCCTTTAATAAAGGAATTGAAGAAATAGATCTTGGTTTTAGTGGAGCCGGAGAATCATACAAAGGTTTGAGAAGATTTAAGCGGGATATGGCAGGAGTAGAGTATCCCATAAACATATTTAAATGGGCTGGAGATAAAAGTATGGAAAGAGATAAAGGAGTCCTGGAGAAATTAACTAATGAGCTTATTGAACAAGATTTGAATATAAAATCTATAGATAGGTTTAGCGAAATTTTATATCCCTATTTTGCATGAAATTAGCTATTTTAGGAAATAATGATGGCCCATTAAGATTAATAAAATCTTTAAAAAAACAAGGTCTAAAACCGGTATGTGTAGGATTGCAAAAAGTAATTTCTGACGAGTTATACAGAGAATACACTCAATATATATCTGAAACAGAAATTTTCACCGACTTTAAAGAGGAAAAGGCCCTAAAATATTTGGAGTCTTTTAAGATTGATTTGCTTATAAACTGTTTCTGCAA contains the following coding sequences:
- a CDS encoding glycosyltransferase family 4 protein, translated to MKILVLTPLYPDEIIKTYGKQTPAIHDFLKFWDRKKDVDVLAVKLRYFPIDEKDYKPRKAYVRDGVTVENLYIFDRGIVGKRTESTLFFFLWILNRISHLGIEKFNLYRLKKILANNGFKPDIILAHSMLSFKEANLTAKYFNVPYILAFHGADVKNFNENKRWADYISINLNKASAWVARSPSIYSNLKNHSQFQKQPSYIALSGIEENEILPFQFKEKKLVNWKIEGKLIKLISVCALIKLKNIDTNLRALAKLPSKLNFIYHIIGEGEEMQNLKNLCVKLNLSEKVIFHGNLNRTKVLKKLEKSHIFLMVSAPETFGMAFLEAFAKGNLVIGAKENGIDGVAKDGVEAIFVYPENIDELATKLSSIIYESTYIELKDMLFNANKLISNMSKEKMAKDYLEYVREIGQTGKEQKL
- a CDS encoding Gfo/Idh/MocA family protein, which gives rise to MIEKLKFAVVGCGHIGKRHIKVITNNENAELIAVCDIERNQLSGIEEFLKDIDYFQDYEEMLKNSEADIICICTPHGLHAEMSILAADYKKHVLVEKPMSLDSKKGALMIEAAKKNEVKLYVVKQNRYNTPIFLTNKALNEGKLGKVFMVQCNVMWNRNDAYYEQSSWRGSLKTEGGALYTQVSHFLDLLIWWFGDIEEAKTILDTLNHQIEIEDCGVSALKFNSGVIGSLNWTNCVYNSNYEGSITIIAEKGTIKIGGRYLNEIEHWDVNSYPLPLDVEFEDKPNSYGSYQGSSSNHDVLMNDLVLQIINDRKGVVEGEEGLKSIEAIEKIYKETKMK
- a CDS encoding GNAT family N-acetyltransferase gives rise to the protein MRTSSTLIISEIKDDFSNSDSSLLFSSAEWLKVLKLSYNFKFLQVKNQETGHFLVFALIENAFETKLLSIPFSDYSGEKDLRENEALELIEQLRKKYPGYPVYFKSRLKDKEALSQSTELLKSGVYHRVEIMGRSYSELKNLQSSSFKRGVKKAKKEDIEVGVSHKKQDLEIFYELYFKLRTDKFNIIPQPFSFFHNIFDQFIAKDKGFMLTASYFKETVAVILILEYKNCWYYKFGASSKDYLNHRPNNLIFSKLIEMAFNKGIEEIDLGFSGAGESYKGLRRFKRDMAGVEYPINIFKWAGDKSMERDKGVLEKLTNELIEQDLNIKSIDRFSEILYPYFA